The following are from one region of the Salvelinus alpinus chromosome 16, SLU_Salpinus.1, whole genome shotgun sequence genome:
- the LOC139541540 gene encoding AP-1 complex subunit mu-1-like isoform X2 has translation MGNMDMNEVDHFMPIMMRMEEDADSSPLVTHGSAHFLWIKHRNLYLVAMTKKNANAALVYSFLYKMVEVFKEYFKELEEESIRDNFVTVYELMDEVMDFGFPQTTDSKILQEYITQQGHKLDVGAPRPPATVTNAVSWRSDGIKYRKNEVFMDVIESVNLLVSATGSVLRSEIVGSIKLKVVLSGMPELRLGLNDKVLFEITGREKCKTVELEDVKFHQCVRLSRFENDRTISFIPPDGESELMSYRLNTTVKPLIWIESVIEKFSHSRVEIKVKARSQFKSRSTANNVAIMVPVPSDADSPKFKTSTGSCKYLPEKSVVQWNIKSFPGGKEYMMRAHFGLPSVESTELEGRRPITVNFEIPYFTVSGIQVRYLKIIEKSGYEALPWVRYITQSGDYQLRTN, from the exons ATGGGAAACATGGACATGAATGAGGTCGACCACTTCATGCCCATTATGATGAGGATGGAGGAGGATGCAGACTCCTCGCCCCTGGTGACACACGGCTCCGCCCACTTCCTATGGATCAAACACAGAAACCTCTACC TGGTGGCAATGACCAAGAAGAATGCCAATGCAGCCCTGGTCTACTCCTTCCTCTACAAAATGGTGGAG GTGTTTAAGGAGTACTTTaaggagctggaggaggagagTATCCGTGACAACTTTGTGACGGTGTATGAGCTGATGGACGAGGTCATGGACTTTGGCTTCCCTCAGACCACAGACAGCAAGATCCTGCAAGA GTACATCACCCAACAGGGTCACAAACTGGATGTGGGCGCCCCTCGCCCCCCCGCCACCGTCACCAACGCTGTGTCCTGGAGGTCGGATGGCATCAAGTACAGGAAGAACGAGGTGTTCATGGACGTCATCGAGTCCGTCAACCTACTG GTGAGTGCTACCGGCAGTGTCCTGCGTAGTGAGATCGTTGGCAGCATCAAGCTCAAGGTGGTCCTGTCTGGGATGCCTGAACTCAGACTGGGCCTCAACGACAAAGTGCTCTTTGAAATCACAGGAC GAGAGAAATGTAAGACGGTAGAGCTGGAGGATGTCAAGTTCCATCAATGTGTCCGTCTGTCCCGCTTCGAGAACGACCGCACCATCTCCTTCATCCCCCCCGACGGAGAGTCCGAGCTCATGTCCTACCGCCTCAACACCACG GTGAAGCCTCTGATATGGATTGAGAGTGTGATTGAGAAGTTCTCCCACAGCCGAGTGGAGATCAAGGTTAAG GCCAGGAGTCAGTTTAAGAGTCGCTCCACTGCCAACAATGTGGCCATCATGGTACCTGTGCCCAGCGATGCCGACTCGCCCAAATTCAAGACGAGCACAGGCAGCTGCAAGTATCTTCCTGAGAAAAGCGTGGTGCAGTGGAACATCAAGTCCTTCCCT GGGGGGAAAGAGTACATGATGAGGGCTCACTTTGGTCTGCCTAGTGTGGAGAGCACTGAGTTGGAGGGGAGAAGGCCCATCACTGTCAACTTTGAGATCCCCTATTTCACTGTATCTGGTATCCAG